ACATACTTAACAAACAGAGAAGAATCAGCATAAGTAGATGCAAaaccaaaagaaggaagaaaaatggtGAACCTCTCATTCCATGCCCGTGGGGCCTGTTTCAACCCATATAACGATTTGTGCAATTTACATACTAACTCAGGATGATTCGAATCTTCAAACCCAAGAGGCTGAGCCATATAAACCTCTTCTTGCAACAACCGGACAGTAGTAGGTTTGATGACAGGACTAAAAGTTTCCCCATAATCCAAACCAGGTTCTTGACTAAAACCCTTAGCTACCAACCGAGCTTTATGCCTGGAAATCGAACCATTAAAATTTCTCTTAAGCTTGAAAATCCATTTGCATCCCACTAAGTTTTTGTGaacaagtaatgggacaaagtCCAAGTTCCTTGATGATAGAGTGCTTCAATCTCTTCTTGCATGGCTTTATACCAAACAGGGACCTTAAAAGCAGATTTGTGAGTTGCAGGCTCACACAAAGATAAGTCAACATAACTGGAATCATAGAGATTACTGAGAAATGCTTTCTTCTTGGAAATACCATTCTTACTCCGAGTTTGCATTGGATGCATATTTAAAGGAGAAGTAGGTAACACTGGATGCAGTTGAGTAGGACTGAACTCAGGGTCCACAAGGAGTGAGGAAGAAGAGCTTGCTGATACAGTAATGGACTGAGGAGAGGATGCAGTTGTGGAGTGCACATGAGATGGTTCTGGGGATATAGGTATGAGAGATGGTGATGAACTCACTACTGAAAGTATGAAAGGATGAACCATAGTATTGGTAAGATTAGGGATTGGTGTAACTGAAGATGCAGGTAATGATGCACATGATATGGAACACTTGTTAGACTGAGAGAGCAGGTGTTGATAAGGGAATGTAGATTCAACAAACACAACATGCCGAGATACATATATTATACCCTTTAAGACATCATAACAAATGAATCCCTTATATTTAGAGGCATATCCCAGAAAAACACACTCAGTAGTTTTAGGTTGTAATTTGGAAGTGTTATAGGGCTTGAGTAGAGGAAAACATGAACGCCCGAAGACTCGAAGATGGGTAATGATTGGAGAGGTACCATAGAGCAACTCAAATGGAGACTTATACTTTAAAACTGGGGTAGGTATTCTATTAATCAGATAGGCAGCAGTCTGACAAGCAAAAAACCAAAACTGAGAGGGAAGCTTGGCATATTGCAGCAGTGTAATAATTGTTTCAATAAGGTGTCTATGTTTTCTTTCAGCTATGTTGTTTTGCTCAGAAGTATATGGGCAAGAGATTTGATGTAACACCCCTTTAAGTTTGAGAAAAGATTGAAGTTTATGATTTATGTACTCCCACCCACCATCTGTTTGCAAAGTCTTAATGGTCACAGAAAACTGAGTTTGAACATATGCATAAAAGGAGACAAATGTATAAAAAAATCTGATTTATTGATAAGTGGGAACACCCAACAGAATCTagtacattcatcaatgatagtTACATAAGATTTGAAACCATCAAGAGAAGTACATGATGTAGGACCCCAAAGGTCATTGTGTACAACTTCAAAAGGGATTTGGGGTTGATGAGTACTAGATTGAAAAGGAAATTTAGTAAATTTCCCTTCTAGGCAACTATGACAGACAATTGGTGCATCATCCTTAGAACACCTAATATTAGCTTTACTGAGCATGGTAGAAACAACATTATTTGTAGGATGACCGAACCTACTATGCCAAAGAGATGAACTAATAAGTTGTCCCAGATATGCAGAAACCTTAATATTGCTTGGTGAACAAGGAGATGAATGTTTGGCAAGAGATGGGATGGGATAAAGTCCATTACTGCAGAGCCCTTTGTATAGAATCCTCCCTGTGGCATTGTCCTGAATCTAAAAATAGAAGGCATCGAAAATCAACCAACAGTTGTTATCAAACCTTCTTCATTAGCAGTTTGAACTGTCTCATTTGTGGGATATGGAGAGGCTAAAGATAAGTTACTGAGATCAGTGGTCATGTGATTCGTGGCTCCAGAATCAGTAATCCAAAATTAAGGAGAAGTTTAAGATGAAGAGGCTTGAAAAGATGAAACCATATTCTGCACTCCTTGTATAGATGGTGACGAATAAGATGGAACCATAGCATGCATAACTTGCATTGCAAGTTGAGCTAGAAACTGAGGTGTTGAAGGAGGATAAGAATAAGAAGCCATGGATGGTTGATATGAACCAATGTATGCAGGTCCCTTATCATTGTAAAAACAGAACCAAGTAGTGTGATTGTGCTTCCCACAAATCTGGCAAGCAGATTTATTCACTGTCTTGGAATGGCAGAATAGGGCAGTATGACCATAAGCATTGCATAACTGACAAGGCTGAGCAAAAGACACATTCGGAGGTGGACCAAGAACACCGGAAGTAGGAACATGAGCTTGATTGAAGAACGGCTATCTTGGTGTAGAATATTGATACCCTTGATTGAACTTTCCTTTACGCTTTTGCTTGTTATGGTTAAACTGCCTAAACCCACCATTGTTGTCATTAGATGATCCAGCAGATGAACTATAAGGCAAATGACCAAAAGTAGAAGACGGAGGTTCAAAAATGGTATTGTTATTAGCAACCAAAACAGACAAAAATTGAGATGAAACATTGCTATCCACAATCAATTCTTCAGTGAGTAACTAAGACCTAAAGTCTTTAAGAGAAATAACATTTTCCCTGCCTCGAATAACACAACGGAAAGTATTGTACTCAAGAGGCAAACCATTGAGTGCCAATATGATAATGTCCTCATCAACAAAATAAACCCCAGCAGCAGACAAGTAATCTCTAGCCTCCTTAATGCGCTGCAAGTACTTTGACACAGAATCGGACCCTTTCTTGATAGTTTGCAAATTGGGCTTCATCTGAAATATGCTAGTTCAAGAAATAGTAGAGAACTGTTCTTTTAATCGATTCCAAAGATCACATGCACTAGTACTACCAATAACACAAGAAATGGCAGCATGTGATAAAGTTGCAGTGATGAGTTGCATCAAAGCTctatcatgcattttccaaacAATATATGCATCATTCTCAATTTGAGAAGAAGAATCACTAGAGACACGATCAAACACAGTCGAATTAACAATAAACCAAGGAGGACATAGATTTGTACCATCAACAAACAACATAATTCCATGACCTTCTAACAACAATTGCATTTGAAATTGCCAATTCAAGTAATTCGTATCATTAAGCTTAATATTCACAGAAGTAGAAATTGTGGTAATAAGAGAAGTAATGGGAGATTGAAGAATCTGAAGTTGCGATACAGTTACCATATTTGCAGATTTGGAAAGAAATTGTCACTGAGACAAAAATACAAACACCTGGTGTGCAGCAAATCTTCAACACGGCATCAAATATCTCGATTGTGCAGCAAACCCTAGAAATATCAACACATAGAGAGAAGACAATTGCACAGAGGAAAAAGACGATCACAAGCAGATTGGAGAAGCGGAAGCAACAGAAGGATCGAACAGAATAGTGTGAACGAATCTGGCAATGGATACCATGTTAATATGTATGAAGATATATCAGAGAGAAATATCAAGAACTAGAGAGAGAAATTGTGAagatggagagagagatgaatgtATTGTTATATTGATTGTTTTACTCAGGAAGTCATTACACTTAGGTTTATATAGAAGTCACAATACATGTAACTGACTAACTAACTAAGTATACAATCTATTGACAAGTGTCAACATCTCATAACACTAATATATCCTAACAGATTAAACAatatatctttctttttttcctctttaGCCAGAGAATTTTCAGCGAGAAACTAATATTTGATATTTTATATATGCTTCTCGATGGTGAGTTACATGAGGATCCTAGTATTATGTATATAAAGTTCATGTGACGACGTTGAAAGTTTTCACTATATACATCATCTATGTGTTTATAGTTGGTGTACTATGAAGaagtgccaaatgttgatgcacaaaaccggaggtcttggaacaacgtaaatccgaccgtgaatctgcatgaaagtaaataacacaagatgtatcgtggtttaccccaaggtttgggctacgtccacactgatattgtatttctcttagatgtgaggggagtgagggagagagcttctGAAAGTGAGAGAGCTTTTCCCATAGCCTAAGAAAATGGCCTTTCccttgtgagggtgaggagtaaatacttgggggactaaaatgtaattatgtaataaaggaagggacaaatatgtaataagtgtggagcccttattctataaaagggactcatcaccctcataAGAGGGAGGCCATTTTCTTAGGCAATGGgaagagctctctcaccctcagaagctctctccctcactcccctcacctctcaaagaaatacaatatcagtgtggacgtagcccaaaccttggggtgaaccacgatacatcttgtgttatttactttcatgcagattcacggtcggatttacgttgttccaagacctcctattttgtgcatcaacatttggcgccgtctgtgggaatcgacacgtaAAGCTATGTCGGTCCTTTCTCAATTTTCACCTCCGTTGTGGATCCACAAAACCCACACAGAGACACAAACACAaaacgctctctctctctcttaaaacTCGCCGAGTTCAATCAGAGCCTCTAACTCGGCCTCGACTCGGTCCTCCAAAGCCATGCAAGCGATCTCCAACACTCGCAGGCTCTCCAGAACTTTCAAATCTCCCATTTGTATCAAATCCGTCGACCAATTTCTCTCTCCCGATGCCCGAGTCATCGAAActcctctcatctctctctaatGGCGGAACCTCGACGCCGACTCTTCCCCAAACAGCTTTGTTCTATGCAACAATTGAACCACAAAGCCCATCTCTTCTTAACGGGAAAAATGCAGATCAACGGTCAAGATCCACCAAGCCTACTACCCTCCATGGCTGCGCTCAGTCTGGCGACCTGATTGGGTTTTAGAAGATGCTTCAGGAAAACCCATCTTTTCTCAACGGGAAAAACGCCATCTCTGCCTGGCCTGCGACCTCAAAACGCAGCACCCCATTTCCCCACTGAACTCCGATCCGGACCAACAAGCAAAAAGTAGAGAGAAAGTAGATATAGACATCCCTCAAGAGCGAATCCGCAGCGCGCCTCAGAGAGAACGTCCGTCATGCCCACTGCCCGACCGAGAATTTAAGTTCGCTAATTCGCAAATCTGGAGAATTTCATGTGCTTTATTTCTTTCTCAGgtctaattattttatattcCCTCAAGTTTGTAGATCTATAAACTCCGCAATCGTTATGGTCCAGAAGATTTTCAAGTGTGTAAATTGCTTGAATTCTGTTAACTTTCGAAATCTAGGTTGCCAATATGTTGCAACAGCCATTTGGGCTTTGCCTTTCATGTTAAAGTGGGAGAGAAGGTTGCAGACGGGACTGGTTTCCTTCTGGTGTTGCCATGGGTGGAGATGTTGGGGTCACCTCTGTGACTGATTATATGAATGCATGGAGTGTACAGTTTATTGAGTTGGCTTTATCCTGAGCATGTGCAGTTTGTTGGGTTAGCCTTATCCAATCTCCCCAATCACTTCCCGTTTTCTGCTTCCCGCCATCATTCGTCTCAGTCAATGCCCGTAGCCAAACTGCGGTCAGTAGCAGTTATGGAATTCTCCCCAGCCGCTCTCGCTCACACTTTCGTGGCAACGTTCTGTCCCATACTCAAGAAATCCGAGGcgaggaagaaaaggaagagccTTTCCAGCTACTGCAGCAGAAGCTCATCCTCAGCCACCAAGACTCTGGTCTAGTACAAAAATCATGGCTATCAAGGGTGAGATCTATGACGTGTCCCAGAGCAGTGGATTTGGTATACCAGCATACAAAAATGGCAAACACAGAACAAGATAAGATTCCACTTCTAAAAAAATGATGTATGGAGATGAGAAAAGCCGAAAAGGAAATGGGTTTATAGTCATTGCTCACCCATGCTGTAAACCTgcaaagagaaagcaaaagcaaaaagagaaaagcaaaagcaaaaggatGTCTGGAAATGGAGTGGGAAACAAAAGCAGACAGAAAAaataaggaataaacaccccaccagaatgatgatttacttttcttattttttgtatgatgtgatttattttttcttatctttcgaagaCATATGtaaaaaccccatcagagggtaataaaaaataaaaataaaaacggcaaagcccaaaataaatgggctggaatgttatggggagggcgaatgcccatatgcccaaaagagccagtccttctattaccactaaccaggttatcaaaagtacgtccagtactcccaaattatacatgagcattactcatgtcaatcatacataaacattcatgagcattactcatatcaattatacataaacattcatgagcatcactcatgtcaacatccatgagcatcactcatatcaatcaacataaacattcatgagcatcactcatgtcaatcagcttcaaaagcttcatttccaaagatctagcttcaaaagcttcatttacagagctctagcttcaaaagtttcatttacaaaagctctagcttcaaaagctttatttacaaagctctagcttcaaaagcttcatttacaaaagctctagtttcaaaagcttcatttacagagctctagcttcaaaagcttcatttacaaaagctctagcttcaaaaacttcatttacagagctccagcttcaaagcttcacttgcaaagcttcacctacaaagcttcagtgcagagtatacaaataccgcctccgaacaaccgcctcttcggcctatacatggattcaatttgaagtctccagccaatatACTCTAttaaccgaagacttgggggactacattatgtaccatatatttggcatcaactgggcctcataaaaaatatttgggggacttaacccattatttatgtattgaggagcgagcctttattctataaatggGACTCCcccactttcattagagagcacttattattcatgtattgaggagcgagcccttattttataaaagggactccctcaccttcattagagagcatcgccgccaactgagcaactgcctcaccgcgagcatcacttttagcctatcacttatgtattgaggaacgagcccttattctataaaagggaccccctcaccttcaaatgccacaagtcgagccaaccaaggcaacataagccacaagcagagcagcctcgcaacatgtgctacttctggttgagcatcatttcaaattgggcaccgcctcatatcgagtatcagttctagacgacatctagttacttcggcccacacatggactgaatttcaagtctccagccaaaatactctcttgactaaagacttaagggactactgtttataccatacttagggcatccgtatttagatctcgtataaatactcgggggactcaaatgtaattatgtaataaatgaaggggcaaatatgtaataagtgaggagcccttattctataaaagggactcctcaccctcacaagaGGGAGGCCattttcttaggccatgggaagagctctctcaccctcagaagctctctccctcactcccttcacctctcagagaaatacaatatcagtgtggacgtagcccaaaccttggggcgaaccacgatacatcttgtgttatttactttcatgcggattcacggtcggatttacgttattccaagacctccggttttgtgcatcaacaagacaTATAATCATTTGAAAGAAATCACCTTATATGAAACAGGTTTATCGCTATTTGACATTCTGATTTAATAatgtaatattatattataagaatttcacacatgacatattttattaaattaaaatgtCACAATGACGATGATTCCGTTCAAATCTCTCCCTCTTTTGAAGATCTAGTGTCTAACTGCATCCATCAAGTGCCACCTGATTCCATCCCAAATAAGTATGGGATATGATATTATATGGGTAGGAAATTTGACTGATTTTGCCTATGATAATACTTGTTAAATGGGATATGATATTATATGGGTAGGAAATTTGACTGATTTTGCCTATGATAATCCTTGTTAATTCCCACACTAGAGTCCAAAGATACAAGTGTTCAAAGTGATCCAAATGATACACCCAATTTGGTTTTTAAACTTTGTATCTTACACTTCCCAACCTCTCAAGATCAACCCTGAGATTTCTTACAGCATTAGCTCATTACCTACCTCATATTAATTTCGTGTGGGTTTACATTTTATTGATAGGTAATCGCTATCGGATTAAACCCGGATGCTTATTAACACAATATTTGTTAAATAATCTTGCGTGAGCACGACTCATCATTCATGAGTCATGACTTTGTTGTCCTAATTTCTTGGTTAATCTTACTTAGATAACTTATCAAATGACAAAATCTCTTGGATttgtgattttaatttttggtaattCGGACACTCATTGTTCtactcaaggttctaaaagatgctagATACTAATCAGACGGCAGACAGAGGCCTAGCGCTTAGGTGACTAGGCGGAGCCTAGGTGGGAGACTAGGCGGATgtagtaaatttattatatatcatataaataaatgtttgtttatatttaaaaaatacataattttattgggatacataaactacaaaatagaataacATAGAGATTAtaatgtttagaacataattaaACCATGGAGaataagcatataatgtgtgttcatctaAGTATTTAACAaatttcttacaatttattgaaaaagataaaaggcaaaataaaagttatctattttctgtctaaagtGACACGACCTAAGCGGGTCTAGACGAGTTAAGCAGGTGCCTATGCGGTCTAGGCGGGCACTTAAGCAAATCTAGACGTCATTTCTTAACTTTCAAATGTCTAGGAATTAATTAAAACAGTAACCAGCCGCCTAACACCTAGGCGAAAATTTTTAAAACAGTGATTCTACTAATTCAATTTGCGATATTTGCCGTGCAACTGCCGGTTCTGAATCCACATGGCTTAGGTTTCGAGGACTCTGCCAAAACTGAAATAATTTTTAATACTAATTATTTGTCAATTTAACTGAAATCCATGTGGTTTTAGGCTAAAAACAAAAGTAAGAAAACAAATGACATGGCTTACTTTATGTTTTGGTGAATTtgttcagttttcttcctcGTCAAGTAattagatatgaaaacgaatttTGACTCGTGGGTCAACGAAAAGGAGCCTATCCATAGAAGTGGAAGTGACCATTTGGAAAATGTGTCTTTCTATTAAAAGACAGTTTAATATCTTGTGCAAAGATTGTATCGTTTCCGTTTGAATTTGAACTATCAAAATTTTCTTGATAATTAATCATttgatttaaattaaattaaatttgcaacAAGTACTAGCAAGGTAATCTTGATCTATATATTGATCTATCTCCAAGCTTTGTCTCTACTTCTATAGCATCAACAAAACTCCTACCAAATATTTTCTGTTTCATCaacaaatggaaaaaaaaagctCAAGCCCAAGACATGGAAACCTCATAACGATTCTCAGTATAGATGGGGGAGGAATTAGAGGGATCATCCCTGGTGCTCTTCTCGCTTACCTTGAATCTGAACTTCAGGTAACAAATTAAGAATATTATGCGCTCTAATCTAAGAGCTCGTTTTGTAACACTTTCATTTTAGATATAAAAACTTTTACATAACTACATTGCTAATGGAATggtattaattattattacttAGAAACTAGATGGTGAAGATGCAAGGCTTGCAGATTATTTTGACGTGATTTCTGGGACAAGTACAGGCGGTCTAATTGCGACCATGTTAGTAGCTCCAAACGAAAACAACAGACCATTATTCGCTGCAAAGGACATTGTCCCATTTTACCTTTCCAACTGCCCTAAAATTTTCCCACGATCAAGGTAGTATTGTTGAAATTAATAACATTGGAAAATGTATCTTTTACGTGTTTATCaacaaaaatgtttatgttggtaAACTGTCAATTTGAACGGTTGATcgatttgattatatttgacATGCTGACAACACAAATTGAGCAAAAGAACATTATTATGAACAATTTTAGCTCAGCACATGTTATAGTATTCATGCTAacaaaagttaattaattaacgctccTTTTCTGCTCTTGGCTTCTCATGAACTAGTGGACTTTGTGCCACAGTTAATGATCTAGTGAAAGCTCTAACAGGACCAAAGTATGATGGAAAGTATTTGCACAAGCTTGTAAGAGAGATAATAGGAGACAAAAGGTTGGACCAAACCTTGACGAACCTGGTTGTCCCAACTTTTGACATCAAGAAACTTCTGCCTGTCATATTTTCGTCTTATCAGGTTGTTAATTTACtcaatatacatacatacatacatacatatatatatatatatatatatatatatataaactaattATATGAGAATTCAACAATTTCATGAACCAACTAATCATTAGTAATCTAAGTGCTATTCTCATGATCAAGGTGTCAAGCCGTCCAGTGCTGAATGCTAGACTTTCAGACATTTGCATTGGTACCTCAGCAGCACCAACTTACCTTCCTGCATACTATTTTGAGAACAAGGATCAACAAGGAGAATCCAAGGAGTTCAACCTCATCGATGGTGGCATAGCCGCGAATAATCCGGTGAAGCTCTTGCACAACAATTTGCAGAATGTAAAGTTTTCATGATaagaaaaaaccctaatttgatcTACATCTATTATAACCAATGCAACTTAAGTAAGAGTGGTGTTCCGTTGTCGCGTTGTCTAACAATATTAAGAATATGGAATGGACACTTTTTCGAATTGATTTTTGTTTGAATACATAGGTCAGATTCACAATCTAACAATACAAACTTTATTTTAGCAATTTAAATTTGATGAGAGAATATTATCGAACTAGTAAGAGATATATAGTCATGTATATTTTGATACGTGATAAGTTGTTATTCAAATTTGGCTAGTGTAGCATTGTTGATAAAATTATTTGTGTTGCTTGCCTTTACATATAATTGCAGTCATTGATTGCCATTAGTGAAGTGATAAAACAAATTACGAGCCAGAATCAAGATTACTTGGAGATTGAGCCAAAGGACTTGTATGATCGTTTCCTACTGATTTCACTGGGAACGGGTTCGGATAGGAGTGAACTCAAATACAATGCCAAGAAAGCTTCAAAATGGAATGTTATAAGCTGGTTGTACACTAATGGGTCAACTcctttgttggattgctttgaTGAAGCAACTTGCGATATGGTTGATTACCATAACTCTGCGGTTTTCCAAGCTCTCCGTTCTGAACAGAACTACCTCAGAATTGACGTAAGTTTATAATATCTGGttaaaaacgaaaaacaaaaaacgaaaTGGTATAAACGAGCCTATAATTATATGTATAAATGATTTACAGTGTAATTTGTTGTTGAATATTGGGAAACTAGGAGGACACACTAGAGGGAGATGTAGCTTCAGTTGATAAAGCTACACGGGAAAACTTGGAAAATCTAGTGGAAGTGGGAAACAAATTACTCAAGAAACCAGTTTGTCGCGTGAATTTGGATACTTGTCTCTATGAACCAGTTGAAGATGAGGGCACAAATGAAGAAGCACTTCAGAGGTAACCACAAATTTAATATTGGGATTGTTAGCAAACCccttcaaaattttattttatagtagAAAACATTTGAgcacttttatttttcttcaatggtCGGTAGCAATGAGTGGTACAATGAGTGACTGTGATTGAAAATAGAAGAGCTAATACTTGTGAAAATTAAATCTAATGACTAAAATACTTGTAACATTGAAGTAAAGAGAACCCCTTGAAATGTACTATCATTAATTACACTACGAGTCTTTTTCATAGTTTGATCCTTAAAGTGTTTCTCACTAATTTTATTGAAGGAAgtgattttcatatatttttttttcttacacatTCATGGTCAttagttttgtttaatttatttaattcaataactataaataaagataagGGCAGAGAAgatagaaaaaagagaaaaatcacTTTTAGGTGTCTGCTAATGCAGAATCAAACATTTTTACTGAATTTTTTAGTCATGGACTCATCATCATCGTCTGCGTGCTTGTAGGTTTGCAAAGTTACTGTCGGATGAAAAGAAGCTTCGGGAGTCAAAATCATCACAGTAAATTGTATATTTTCTATTagaatcattttaaaaaaaaaaaaattgaaaatttaggtTCAATTTGGGAttgatgtaattttttttttcttaaactaCTTCTGTTGTATTTTAAGAATaattaactgaaaaataaagcaattgaacatttaataattatttttaaaagttgTGAATATGAAAAACAGTGTAAAAGCGTTTagtaaattttaaactaaaagtACTATAATTGAATATAATGAAAAAAATGGACATAGAAGTGTGAGCGATGACGACAACAACAGTGGCGAAGATAATGTTTGTgacagtggtggtggtggttccGGCAAAAAGAGGTATTTGTTGGGTATGGTT
This is a stretch of genomic DNA from Malus domestica chromosome 02, GDT2T_hap1. It encodes these proteins:
- the LOC103418361 gene encoding patatin-like protein 1 isoform X1, which produces MEKKSSSPRHGNLITILSIDGGGIRGIIPGALLAYLESELQKLDGEDARLADYFDVISGTSTGGLIATMLVAPNENNRPLFAAKDIVPFYLSNCPKIFPRSSGLCATVNDLVKALTGPKYDGKYLHKLVREIIGDKRLDQTLTNLVVPTFDIKKLLPVIFSSYQVSSRPVLNARLSDICIGTSAAPTYLPAYYFENKDQQGESKEFNLIDGGIAANNPVKLLHNNLQNSLIAISEVIKQITSQNQDYLEIEPKDLYDRFLLISLGTGSDRSELKYNAKKASKWNVISWLYTNGSTPLLDCFDEATCDMVDYHNSAVFQALRSEQNYLRIDEDTLEGDVASVDKATRENLENLVEVGNKLLKKPVCRVNLDTCLYEPVEDEGTNEEALQRFAKLLSDEKKLRESKSSQ
- the LOC103418361 gene encoding patatin-like protein 1 isoform X2, which translates into the protein MEKKSSSPRHGNLITILSIDGGGIRGIIPGALLAYLESELQKLDGEDARLADYFDVISGTSTGGLIATMLVAPNENNRPLFAAKDIVPFYLSNCPKIFPRSSGLCATVNDLVKALTGPKYDGKYLHKLVREIIGDKRLDQTLTNLVVPTFDIKKLLPVIFSSYQVSSRPVLNARLSDICIGTSAAPTYLPAYYFENKDQQGESKEFNLIDGGIAANNPSLIAISEVIKQITSQNQDYLEIEPKDLYDRFLLISLGTGSDRSELKYNAKKASKWNVISWLYTNGSTPLLDCFDEATCDMVDYHNSAVFQALRSEQNYLRIDEDTLEGDVASVDKATRENLENLVEVGNKLLKKPVCRVNLDTCLYEPVEDEGTNEEALQRFAKLLSDEKKLRESKSSQ